A stretch of the Mustela nigripes isolate SB6536 chromosome X, MUSNIG.SB6536, whole genome shotgun sequence genome encodes the following:
- the RTL9 gene encoding retrotransposon Gag-like protein 9, whose translation MSIPLSSLRFNSMLREENVEPQNRGTTFSGPIIETRAEVQILQSQVQPTASTSASDPGGMSAQLMTSPAFDTMSAPLMGASNAGALSPPLMPASDSGALSPLLMPASDAEVLSPLLMPASDSGTLSPLLSTSDYGLMSPGLMTIPDFGTMSTALMTTPHSAEISPLAMPASSSGALSAPIMNTPASEAMSTPLMLAPDSGDISSLLMPDINPGVMSTQQPMPAPSSEVMSPLQITDEDTEAMSKVLMTALASGEISSLLMSGTDSEALSSLIMSALASETSTQPMSTQDSAEISTQLMSGTDPRVGSSLIMSAPGSGAMSAPVLPVPDAGEVSTLPKVAPDTEAMSPLLMTALTSGVMPSQLVSAQDSGVMPPQLTQNLDPQIMSTPAMIAAATGDQLDQLGPMRASDPRVRSISRMKALASGNMPTPLKSVPDSPDMSAPLMTATTSGAMSMEQMSTTASRVMSTQLTMARTSGAVSTGLTKATAGEAMSTLRMRPPASAMMSTPLRRAPASMAMPTQPMTVQASETMSMLQLSAPASGPMSTLPMRAPVSGAISMPQRRATASGVTAVTQMRASASGAMSTTLMTAKASGAMSPLLMRDTASGVMSLPQMRATASGTVSKPLTTSKASEAMYMQQMTTTASGDISTVLMRDTTSGVRSMRQMTDTASVGMPTPLMRAPASGDMSTPQMTAAASGTMAMPLMGAPGPGVMPTALMRATASGKMPGQPMSTHDSGGMSMSFMRTMTSGGVSPLQMQTRASEMMSTPKMRAPASGVLPTPLMRAPDPGEMSALLTQASSSGEMSPPLMRPLVSGEMATSLRVPAYGAMSTPQITASAPGMMPMPQMMAPVPEAMSTPLMRSTACEAMSMPQMIATATGGVSLPLMRSTTSGAMSAPQIMPADSGEMCTLSMRAPASGVMSPPLVRAPVSGIVSVPLRRPSASEAVSAEILRGPASGKMAPAQMTAMASGGMSKPLTRATAPGTMPMPLMSAMASGDMSVPLMKSMASGTVFTLQTRVTSSGSTSLPQTTYATSGGMPVPPMKASGSGMMSTPILRATVPGGMSVPPVRGPVPGALSTPQMAATVSGVMSTLEIKAMDSGETSASHINVTASGSKSIPHTTATTAETRKPTPQEVPSFGMLTPALCYLLDEQEAARGSCSVEEEMEVDEEKQMKGFLNDSEKMAFLVSLHLGAAERWSILQMEVGNPLSDENRSFLSRSQGLYDSLSEIDILSAVLCHPKQGQKSVRQYATDFLLLARHLSWSDAILRTRFLEGLSEAVTTKMGRIFLKVAGSLKELIDRSLYTECQLAEEKDSPGSSGQVLLSACKRNNEEAMENELNSYQQTEEHQHVPKRCYYLKEHGDPQEGLHDHLRQSTGHHKAPNNK comes from the exons ATGTCCATACCTTTAAGCTCACTCCGATTCAACAGTATGCTGAGGGAGGAAAATGTCGAGCCCCAGAACAGGGGCACGACCTTCTCTGGACCAATAATAGAGACCAGAGCAGAGGTCCAGATCTTACAGTCTCAAGTACAGCCTACAGCCTCTACATCAGCGTCAGACCCCGGAGGGATGTCTGCACAGTTGATGACATCCCCAGCCTTTGACACCATGTCTGCACCTCTAATGGGAGCATCAAATGCTGGAGCACTGTCCCCACCACTGATGCCAGCCTCGGACTCTGGGGCACTGTCCCCATTGCTCATGCCAGCTTCTGATGCGGAAGTGCTGTCCCCCTTGCTCATGCCAGCCTCAGATTCTGGAACACTCTCCCCATTGCTGTCCACTTCAGACTATGGATTAATGTCCCCGGGGCTGATGACAATTCCCGACTTTGGAACAATGTCCACAGCACTAATGACCACACCACATTCTGCAGAGATATCACCATTGGCGATGCCAGCTTCATCCTCTGGAGCGCTGTCCGCACCAATAATGAACACTCCAGCCTCTGAAGCGATGTCCACACCCTTGATGCTGGCCCCAGATTCTGGAGACATATCTTCGCTCCTAATGCCAGATATAAATCCTGGAGTGATGTCCACGCAGCAGCCAATGCCAGCTCCAAGCTCTGAAGTCATGTCACCATTGCAAATTACTGATGAAGACACTGAAGCAATGTCTAAAGTCCTAATGACTGCTCTGGCCTCTGGAGAGATATCTTCGCTGCTAATGTCAGGCACAGACTCTGAAGCCTTATCCTCACTGATAATGTCAGCCCTTGCTTCGGAAACGTCAACCCAGCCAATGAGCACCCAAGACTCTGCGGAAATCTCCACCCAGCTAATGTCTGGCACAGATCCCAGAGTAGGGTCTTCACTGATAATGTCAGCGCCAGGTTCTGGAGCAATGTCTGCACCAGTCCTGCCGGTCCCAGATGCCGGAGAGGTGTCCACATTGCCTAAGGTAGCTCCAGACACTGAAGCCATGTCCCCACTGCTCATGACAGCCTTAACTTCGGGAGTGATGCCCAGCCAGCTGGTGTCAGCCCAGGACTCTGGAGTGATGCCCCCACAATTAACACAAAATCTAGACCCTCAAATCATGTCTACTCCAGCAATGATAGCAGCAGCCACTGGAGACCAGTTGGACCAACTGGGACCAATGAGAGCCTCAGACCCGAGAGTGAGGTCCATATCACGAATGAAAGCTCTAGCCTCTGGCAATATGCCAACACCGCTAAAGTCAGTCCCAGACTCTCCAGACATGTCTGCACCACTGATGACAGCCACAACCTCTGGAGCCATGTCCATGGAGCAAATGTCAACCACAGCCTCTAGAGTGATGTCCACACAGTTAACCATGGCCAGAACTTCTGGAGCGGTGTCTACAGGCTTAACAAAAGCCACAGCTGGTGAGGCAATGTCCACCCTACGAATGAGACCCCCAGCCTCTGCCATGATGTCCACGCCACTAAGGAGAGCCCCAGCCTCTATGGCTATGCCCACACAGCCAATGACAGTCCAAGCCTCTGAAACAATGTCCATGCTACAACTGTCTGCCCCAGCCTCTGGACCCATGTCCACACTGCCAATGAGAGCCCCTGTCTCTGGAGCGATATCTATGCCACAGAGAAGAGCCACAGCCTCGGGAGTGACAGCTGTGACACAAATGAGAGCCTCAGCTTCTGGAGCAATGTCCACCACGTTGATGACGGCCAaagcctctggagccatgtctCCACTGCTAATGAGAGACACAGCCTCAGGAGTGATGTCCTTGCCACAAATGAGAGCTACAGCCTCAGGAACAGTGTCCAAGCCACTAACGACATCCAAAGCCTCAGAAGCAATGTACATGCAGCAAATGACAACCACAGCTTCTGGAGACATCTCCACGGTGCTAATGAGAGACACCACTTCTGGAGTTAGGTCCATGCGGCAGATGACAGACACGGCCTCTGTGGGGATGCCCACACCACTAATGAGAGCCCCGGCCTCTGGAGACATGTCCACACCACAAATGACAGCTGCAGCTTCTGGAACTATGGCCATGCCTCTAATGGGAGCCCCAGGCCCTGGAGTGATGCCTACAGCATTAATGAGAGCCACAGCCTCTGGAAAGATGCCCGGTCAGCCAATGAGCACCCACGACTCTGGAGGGATGTCCATGTCCTTCATGAGAACCATGACCTCTGGAGGGGTCTCCCCACTGCAGATGCAAACCCGAGCCTCAGAAATGATGTCCACACCCAAAATGAGAGCCCCAGCCTCTGGGGTGCTGCCCACACCACTAATGAGAGCCCCAGATCCTGGAGAGATGTCTGCACTGCTCACCCAAGCTTCATCCTCTGGAGAGATGTCCCCACCACTTATGAGACCCCTAGTTTCTGGAGAAATGGCCACATCTCTGAGAGTCCCAGCGTATGGGGCAATGTCTACTCCACAAATAACAGCTTCAGCCCCTGGAATGATGCCCATGCCACAAATGATGGCTCCAGTCCCTGAAGCCATGTCCACACCCCTGATGAGATCCACAGCCTGTGAAGCGATGTCCATGCCTCAAATGATAGCCACGGCCACTGGAGGGGTGTCCCTGCCACTGATGAGAAGCACCACCTCTGGAGCAATGTCTGCACCACAAATAATGCCTGCAGATTCTGGAGAGATGTGCACACTATCGATGAGAGCTCCAGCCTCTGGGGTAATGTCTCCGCCACTGGTAAGAGCCCCAGTCTCTGGAATCGTGTCTGTACCACTAAGGAGACCTTCAGCCTCTGAAGCTGTATCTGCAGAGATATTGAGAGGTCCAGCCTCTGGAAAAATGGCCCCTGCACAAATGACAGCCATGGCCTCTGGAGGGATGTCCAAGCCATTAACGAGAGCCACAGCCCCTGGAACCATGCCCATGCCACTGATGTCAGCCATGGCTTCTGGAGACATGTCTGTGCCGCTAATGAAAAGCATGGCCTCTGGGACAGTGTTCACACTCCAAACAAGAGTCACGAGTTCTGGATCTACGTCCTTGCCACAAACCACATACGCAACTTCCGGAGGGATGCCTGTGCCGCCCATGAAAGCCTCAGGTTCTGGAATGATGTCCACGCCAATTCTGAGAGCCACGGTGCCTGGAGGGATGTCCGTGCCACCAGTGAGGGGCCCAGTCCCGGGAGCCCTGTCCACGCCCCAGATGGCAGCCACAGTCTCCGGAGTGATGTCCACTTTGGAAATCAAAGCCATGGATTCTGGAGAAACCTCTGCCTCTCACATCAATGTCACAGCATCTGGATCAAAGTCCATACCCCACACAACTGCCACAACAGCCGAAACAAGGAAGCCAACACCACAGGAAGTCCCATCCTTTGGCATGTTGACCCCAGCACTCTGTTACCTCTTAGATGAGCAGGAGGCAGCCCGGGGCTCATGCTCtgtggaggaggagatggaggttGATGAGGAGAAGCAAATGAAGGGCTTTTTGAATGACTCTGAGAAAATGGCGTTTCTGGTGTCCCTTCATCTGGGGGCAGCAGAGAGGTGGTCCATCTTGCAGATGGAGGTAGGCAACCCCCTCTCCGATGAAAACAGATCTTTCCTGAGCAGATCACAGGGCTTATATGACTCCCTGTCCGAGATAGACATCCTCAGTGCCGTTCTTTGCCATCCCAAGCAGGGCCAGAAGTCAGTCAGGCAGTACGCCACTGACTTCCTGCTGCTGGCCCGACATTTGTCTTGGTCTGATGCCATTCTACGGACCAGGTTTCTGGAAGGACTCTCAGAAGCTGTTACCACCAAAATGGGCCGGATCTTCCTGAAGGTGGCTGGCAGCCTAAAGGAGCTGATAGACAGGTCCCTGTATACCGAGTGCCAGCTGGCTGAAGAGAAGGATTCCCCAGGCAGCTCTGGCCAGGTTCTGCTGTCAGCCTGTAAGCGGAATAATGAAGAGGCAATGGAGAATGAACTGAACTCCTATCAGCAGACTGAGGAG CACCAGCATGTTCCCAAACGCTGTTACTACCTGAAAGAGCATGGAGACCCTCAAGAGGGTCTGCATGACCACCTTCGACAGAGCACAGGCCATCACAAGGCCCCCAACAACAAGTAA